The proteins below come from a single Felis catus isolate Fca126 chromosome A1, F.catus_Fca126_mat1.0, whole genome shotgun sequence genomic window:
- the TIFAB gene encoding TRAF-interacting protein with FHA domain-containing protein B — MAAESQPEVPPAVRLPSTEKPLTVLHVSLYHPTQDPDTFANVPPKLQHDTNPLLVGRGPDAHLQLRLPCLSRKHLSLEPYREKGGTPLAFCLKALSRKGCVWVNGLTLRFLEQVPLSVVNRVAFSGIQMVVRIERGTSLEAFVCCFHLSSSPLIHRPQAEETDEWESKPQEQPPPSPGQQAPDHRGLLHGPSHPSPGGGTETQVQKEPSESMLC; from the exons ATGGCTGCCGAGTCACAGCCAGAGGTGCCCCCGGCGGTAAG GCTCCCATCCACGGAGAAGCCCCTCACGGTCCTGCATGTGAGCCTGTACCACCCCACGCAGGACCCAGACACCTTTGCCAACGTCCCACCGAAGCTGCAGCATGACACCAACCCGCTGCTGGTGGGGCGAGGCCCGGACGCCCACCTCCAGCTTCGGCTCCCGTGCCTCTCCCGCAAACACCTGTCGCTGGAGCCCTACCGGGAGAAGGGTGGCACTCCCCTGGCCTTCTGCCTGAAGGCCCTGAGCCGCAAAGGCTGTGTGTGGGTCAACGGGCTGACTCTGAGGTTCCTGGAGCAGGTTCCACTGAGCGTGGTCAACAGGGTTGCCTTCTCCGGCATCCAGATGGTGGTCCGCATAGAGCGAGGCACCTCCCTGGAGGCCTTTGTCTGCTGCTTCCATCTCAGCTCCTCGCCCCTGATTCACAGGCCCCAAGCTGAGGAGACTGATGAATGGGAAAGCAAACCCCAGGAGCAGCCGCCCCCAAGTCCGGGGCAGCAAGCTCCAGATCACCGGGGGCTTCTCCACGGCCCTTCCCATCCAAGCcctggaggaggaacagaaacaCAGGTCCAGAAGGAGCCCTCAGAAAGTATGCTCTGCTAG